From a region of the Streptomyces asoensis genome:
- a CDS encoding acyl-CoA carboxylase subunit beta → MTTAPAPAGRALEPTDIRGRVAELHSIREQALAGPGGRATAAQHAKGKLTARERIELLLDPGSFQEVEQLRRHRATGFGMEVKKPYTDGVVTGWGTVEGRTVFVYAHDFRIFGGALGEAHATKIHKIMDMALATGAPLVSLNDGAGARIQEGVSALAGYGGIFQRNTRASGVIPQISVMLGPCAGGAAYSPALSDFVFMVRDTSQMFITGPDVVRAVTGEEISQNGLGGADVHAETSGVAHFAYDDEETCLAEVRYLLTLLPQNNREAPPAQPTADPAGRRGEVLLDLVPADGNRPYDMRRVIEEIVDDGEFLEVHERWARNIICALARLDGRVVAVVANQPQVLAGVLDIAASEKAARFVQMCDAFNIPILTLLDVPGFLPGVDQEHGGIIRHGAKLLYAYCNATVPRISLILRKAYGGAYIVMDSQSIGADLTLAWPTNEIAVMGAEGAANVIFRRQIAAAEDPEAMRHKMVKEYKSELMHPYYAAERGLVDDVIDPAQTREVLVKSLAMLRSKHADLPSRKHGNPPQ, encoded by the coding sequence ATGACGACTGCCCCGGCCCCGGCCGGACGCGCACTGGAGCCCACCGACATCCGCGGCCGTGTGGCGGAACTGCACAGCATCCGCGAGCAGGCACTGGCCGGCCCCGGCGGGAGGGCCACCGCCGCGCAGCACGCCAAGGGCAAGCTGACCGCCCGCGAGCGCATCGAACTGCTCCTGGATCCCGGCTCCTTCCAGGAGGTCGAGCAGCTGCGCCGGCACCGCGCGACCGGGTTCGGCATGGAGGTCAAGAAGCCCTACACCGACGGGGTCGTCACCGGCTGGGGCACGGTCGAGGGCCGCACGGTCTTCGTCTACGCCCACGACTTCCGCATCTTCGGCGGCGCGCTCGGCGAGGCCCACGCCACCAAGATCCACAAGATCATGGACATGGCCCTGGCCACCGGTGCTCCGCTGGTCTCCCTCAACGACGGCGCCGGCGCCCGTATCCAGGAGGGCGTCTCCGCGCTCGCCGGCTACGGCGGCATCTTCCAGCGCAACACCCGCGCCTCCGGCGTCATCCCGCAGATCTCGGTGATGCTCGGCCCGTGCGCGGGCGGCGCCGCCTACAGTCCCGCCCTGAGCGACTTCGTCTTCATGGTCCGTGACACCTCGCAGATGTTCATCACCGGCCCCGACGTGGTCAGGGCCGTCACCGGCGAGGAGATCAGCCAGAACGGCCTGGGCGGCGCGGACGTGCACGCCGAGACCTCCGGCGTGGCGCACTTCGCCTACGACGACGAGGAGACCTGCCTGGCCGAGGTGCGCTACCTGCTGACGCTGCTGCCGCAGAACAACCGCGAGGCACCGCCCGCCCAGCCCACCGCGGACCCGGCCGGCCGGCGCGGCGAGGTCCTGCTCGACCTGGTCCCCGCCGACGGCAACCGCCCCTACGACATGAGGAGGGTCATCGAGGAGATCGTCGACGACGGCGAGTTCCTCGAGGTCCACGAGCGCTGGGCCCGCAACATCATCTGCGCCCTGGCCCGCCTGGACGGCCGGGTCGTCGCCGTCGTCGCCAACCAGCCCCAGGTCCTCGCCGGGGTCCTGGACATCGCCGCCTCGGAGAAGGCCGCCCGCTTCGTGCAGATGTGCGACGCCTTCAACATCCCGATCCTCACCCTGCTGGACGTGCCCGGCTTCCTGCCCGGCGTCGACCAGGAGCACGGCGGCATCATCCGCCACGGCGCCAAACTGCTCTACGCCTACTGCAACGCCACCGTCCCGCGGATCTCGCTGATCCTGCGCAAGGCCTACGGCGGCGCCTACATCGTCATGGACAGCCAGTCCATCGGCGCCGACCTCACGCTGGCCTGGCCCACCAACGAGATCGCCGTGATGGGCGCCGAGGGCGCGGCCAACGTCATCTTCCGCCGCCAGATCGCCGCCGCCGAGGACCCCGAGGCCATGCGGCACAAGATGGTCAAGGAGTACAAGTCCGAGCTGATGCACCCCTACTACGCGGCCGAACGCGGTCTGGTCGACGACGTCATCGACCCCGCGCAGACCCGCGAGGTCCTCGTCAAGTCGCTGGCCATGCTCCGCAGCAAGCACGCCGACCTGCCCTCCCGCAAGCACGGCAACCCCCCGCAATAG
- a CDS encoding acyl-CoA carboxylase epsilon subunit encodes MGRTQSLIRVERGRPDERELAAVVAVLLALRAGAQPECAGEPAAAEMSWWRMPQVYAAPDGWR; translated from the coding sequence ATGGGGAGAACGCAATCCCTGATCAGGGTGGAGCGGGGGCGGCCCGACGAGCGGGAGCTGGCCGCGGTGGTGGCGGTGCTGCTCGCGCTGCGGGCGGGCGCGCAGCCCGAGTGTGCCGGGGAACCGGCGGCGGCCGAAATGAGCTGGTGGCGTATGCCTCAGGTCTACGCGGCCCCCGACGGCTGGCGCTGA
- a CDS encoding ScbA/BarX family gamma-butyrolactone biosynthesis protein, producing the protein MSVSTFHVERQATATRTPGKDTTAPAYLTVPHFPSLTSTVPRELVHRASIAEVMLTGWQRQDDTHFTVSAQLPRRHGFFETVQGCHDPLLIAETVRQTGLLLAHTEFGVPFGHQFLMWNLAVDLRHEHLLVGATPASLDIHVTCTDIKRRGTQLSGLHLTAAIHRDGTPAATGTAAFTCTSPAVYRRLRAHRLNNTTPAPLPLTSPTAPQTVGRHSPTDVVLSPHNQPDTWQLRIDTRHPVLFDHPLDHVPGMALIEAARQAATAYLGHPCLPTTLHSEFTHYAELHTPTIIKTHPQPPHPHGHTRLLITGHQNNTPIFTTTITTPTHTPTHTQTPAPAPAPAPAHAPAPAQAQAPAPAQAQAQAQAHAPIPA; encoded by the coding sequence ATGTCTGTGAGCACTTTCCACGTCGAACGACAGGCCACCGCCACCCGCACTCCGGGCAAGGACACCACGGCCCCGGCCTACCTCACCGTCCCGCACTTCCCGTCCCTGACCAGCACCGTCCCCAGAGAACTCGTCCACCGCGCCAGCATCGCCGAGGTGATGCTGACCGGCTGGCAACGCCAGGACGACACCCACTTCACCGTCAGCGCCCAACTCCCCCGCCGGCACGGCTTCTTCGAAACCGTCCAGGGCTGCCACGACCCCCTGCTCATCGCGGAAACCGTCCGCCAGACCGGACTCCTGCTCGCCCACACCGAGTTCGGCGTACCCTTCGGCCACCAGTTCCTCATGTGGAACCTCGCCGTCGACCTCCGACACGAACACCTCCTCGTCGGCGCCACCCCCGCCTCCCTGGACATCCACGTCACCTGCACCGACATCAAACGCCGCGGCACCCAGCTGTCCGGACTGCACCTCACCGCCGCCATCCACCGCGACGGCACCCCCGCCGCGACCGGCACCGCCGCCTTCACCTGCACCTCCCCAGCCGTCTACCGACGCCTGCGCGCCCACCGCCTCAACAACACCACCCCCGCACCCCTGCCCCTGACCAGCCCCACCGCACCCCAGACCGTCGGCCGCCACTCCCCCACCGACGTCGTCCTGTCCCCCCACAACCAGCCCGACACCTGGCAACTACGCATCGACACCCGCCACCCCGTCCTCTTCGACCACCCCCTCGACCACGTCCCCGGCATGGCCCTCATCGAAGCCGCCCGACAGGCCGCCACCGCCTACCTCGGCCACCCCTGCCTCCCCACCACCCTGCACAGCGAATTCACCCACTACGCCGAACTCCACACCCCCACCATCATCAAAACCCACCCCCAACCCCCCCACCCCCACGGCCACACCCGCCTGCTCATCACCGGCCACCAAAACAACACCCCCATCTTCACCACCACCATCACCACCCCCACCCACACACCCACCCACACACAGACACCAGCACCCGCCCCAGCACCCGCCCCGGCACACGCACCAGCCCCAGCACAGGCACAGGCACCCGCCCCGGCACAGGCACAGGCACAGGCACAGGCACACGCACCCATCCCAGCCTGA